The Quercus robur chromosome 3, dhQueRobu3.1, whole genome shotgun sequence DNA segment TAATTAAAAATTTCCTTGTATCACAGGTTTATCGAACATGGTCTACCCAGGGGCAGTTCATTCTCGGTTTGAGCATTCACTAGGAGTTTATTGGTTGGCTGGCAAAGCTGTTGATACTATTAAAACTTGTCAAGTGAGAACATGTCCTTATGCTGTAATTTCATTTTGGATGCTCTTAATGAGATTATTATCTTTATCCAAACCTTATCCTTGCAGGGCTTAGAGCTTGGAATTGAGCGTTCagatattaaattagtaaaactTGCTGGTGACTAATTTTTACCTATCATAACAAATTCTTTGTTTATATCACTTGATTTAACCTATGTATTCttcttgtagtttttctttttcttttttttttttgttaataaaccCTATACATTCTTCTCTTGATTGTCTTTATAGGACTACTGCATGATGTTGGCCATGGGCCATTCAGCCACATGTTTGAGAAGGAGTTTCTTCCTCGGGTTTTTAATGGCTTCCCATGGTGACTTTTACATTCATCCTAAGAAAACAATGACATCAATTTTGAATAGAGAAGATTGTATTGTTCACCATCTATAACCTTTCTATTGGAATCACCATCTTTAGACCAACATACTAAAGAgacataataaattttttttttcttttcataattttgGCTTAATCAATTATAAATGTTCTGTCATACAtgaaattaattacaaaaagaatttaATTCAAGTCAAGAATTATCAAAAGAATAGGTTTGTCCCCTGTGTGCTCATTTCTACTCTCATCAGTTTCTTTGAGATGAACTTGATGTCTTTTGAATGTCATATCAGCATAGTTCTACCAAAGATTATAAGTGACAAATTATTTTAGTGCCATAACTTCACATGTCAGTTGTAGTTTTAGTTCGCTTATTCAATTTGCTGAAGCACTTTATTAGCATGTCTTTATTAAGGTAAACTGTTAAGGTTGTCATGACATTGTCCACAGAGTTTTTAAATCTTGAGCTTGTTTAAGGTATTGAATAGTGGATATGCATATGCCAGCACAAAGGAACCAACCTCAAGTTCTCTTACAGTGCCCTATATCTCATCCATCCTCATAATTGCTCTTTCAGGCAGAtactaatttatattttaaaaagaagtaaaattgTTTAGATTGAATAAGAATTCTAATAATTCATTGTATAGGTCAAAGATCTATCAGTGAATTAAGATTGTCAAAGAGGCTTGtagtttgattttctttttattgtgaTTCACAATTGGTTTTGCTACCTGACCTTAAGACAAGTGCCACCTTGTATCCCTTTTGCATTTGTTCACTATTTACACTCTTAAAGGATGAGTTTATGTAAGAATTAAAGATAATAGACCTTCTGTGCACTGTCTGTTTAGTAGCATATGCTCTTTACCATTTTTTTCAATCTTACTAAATTGTTATCAGATAAGagtcaaataatattttattttctgtaACAAAGGCTTGTGTAATTTATTActccttaatttttatttgaactgTAACTGTTAATTACCATTTCATTCAAGAATTTAATCCTTTTTTTGTGGTTATTACTTGAACATTGTCAGGTCTCATGAGGATATGTCTGTGAAGATGGTAGATCACATTGTTGATGAGCACAATATTGACATTGATTCTGAATCCCTTACGAAAGTGAAGGTTATATGTTATGCATAGATGTGTGTTTCCTTTCTTGTTAACAATCCTTATTCCCAGAATATCACTATTACAGCTAGTGAACTCCCATCATGATTCATGAAGCACGAATTTCAATCTTCTGAGTTGTCATCAACATGTTGGGATATGAAATAGTTGGAGTTGCTACTTTTTCCATTGGCTTTgttttggttgaatttctttCTGCTGAGACTGTGTCATTGCATACTTCCATTTTTCTTACTATCAATGTCTTTTCTTGTTCACATCTTTTAATTACTGAGATTATTTTGACTCCTGAGACTTTAACTTGGTACTTCTATGTACATGAAGAATGGGGGATACAGGTAGATTAGTAAAATCTAGCAATTACAGACTTGAAATTGTTGGGGGTTTAATGTATGTATGTCCTCCTGGCAGCAAATGATCACTGCAAGCTCTGAACATGATTCAACAGAAGTACGTTATTATagcccaagttttttttttttttttttttttttttggcattttcttTATCTCATAATACCTTTCAGGACTTATTTTGTTATGCCTGTCTCTTTATATTCAACTTTCATAGCATCTTCTATCGTCATTTCTCCTTCTAATGATTCTCTTGAACGTAGAATATGAAGGAAAAGAAGTTCTTGTATGATATTGTTGCAAATGGTCGAAATGGAATAGATGTTGACAAGTAAGTtgaattcattttttcttttcctaatttttcattttggattctttctgaaattaaaaaacttataaCTGTCATTCTTCTGCAGGTTTGACTACATAGTTCGGGACTCTCGGGCTTGTGGTCTTGGCtgcaattttcattttgagaggTATGTATTGGTGAACTCTGTTCAAGTTAAATCAAAGTTTGTGACATTTGCAAATGTACAGCTGTTTGAACTTGGCTTACTTTAAATTGTGCACATACTTTAGGTTATTACCCTATTCTTTTGTCAAGCAATGGCTTTTAAGAGAACCATGTTTTCAATCAAATTTGCAGGTTGATGGAATCTATGCGAGTTATGGGTGACGAGATATGTTACCGTGCTAAGGATTGTTAGTATTTGTTGAAACTTATTTCATCACTTTTAGATTAGAGGTTGTCATATTCTTCATGCGgtatttgatttctttgtcAGATCTGACAATCCACAAGTTATTTGCCACTCGTGCTGATTTGCATCGAACAGTCTATACACATGCTAAAGTGAAGGTGCCAAATCCCAACTCCATTTGTTAATGTGGAACTTCAAAATAGTAGTTCCAGCATAGATGTCTTTTATCTGTATTTGAACACTTAATGCATTAAATTTGACAATGATCCTTTGTCAGGCAATAGAACTCATGGTTGTTGATGCTCTGTTAAAAGCAAATGATTTTCTTCAAATTGCATCCTCAATTCGTCAACCGGCCGAATTTTGGAAGGTTTGAACTTTACACATTGTCATGAAACTTCTAGGTTTTACTTTACAGCACTGACATAGTCTCTCTAAAAGTGCAGTTAGATGACTCAATCTTAAAAAtcattgaattttctaatgCACAAGAGCTCAAGGAAGCAAGAGACATTATTCAACGCATTCGAAGAAGGGAGCTATATCAGGTATCTTATTACAATTGCAAGATGGGGAAGAGGTAGTAATGTTTGAAATTCTTCATGTCTCAAAATCTTTAACTTCTCCTATAATATCAACCGTAAAGGCAATATAATTTTATCGAGTTGATATGTTTCTCAGTTCTGCAATGAGTTCTCTGTCCCAAAGGACAAGATGGAGCACTTCAAAAAGATCACTCCCCAAGATATCATTTGCTCCCAGGTCCAAAAAAGATATATGATTTTACCATGGTCTTTGTTTCTCAAAAGTGGACAAATAGTATCctaaagtgtaatttttcaaCCAGAAAACGGGTGGTGTGAcgctagaagaagaagatattgtTGTGAGCAATGTTAAGATCGATTTGACACGAGGAAGAAACAACCCTCTTCAAAGGTAAAAACAATGATTATGATGAAGGCAATGTTCATCTTTGCATACTGTTTGATGAATTTCTACTTCTAATCTAATTTGACAAATAATCTTTTTCCTCATGCATGTTTCTCCTCATCCAGCATCAAATTCTTCAAGGTACTGAGATCAATTCTCTAccaggatttatttatttatttatttattttaaatgtttttgcttATCATTGATCTCTGTAAGCTTCACTAAAGGACTAACAgatgttattttcaatttatgaaatatttcaACCATAATGCTGCAGGTTAGCATATGTTGAATTCAAACTCAGTGATATAGAGGGTGGCCCTCAACTTTAGCATAAGATTGAATATCCGGAATCAGGACTATTTATGCTTAGAAAATTCTTTACTTAAACCTGAGTACTTGGTGAATTTAGTGATGTTGTTTGCAAAATCCTTGATGAATTAGGTTACAACCTAAAAacccttaattgaataaattggTATCATGTTAACTACATGGTCAACTATATTTCCAAGGTAGAAGGTGGTAAACCTTATACAAAAAGTGCTTACAATGCAGGTTAACCAAGACTTATAGCTTATGCTTTAGAAATCAACAGTAATTCTGCTAAATGCCACCTGCTTGATGTACTGATAATGAATCCCAACTTAATTAAAGGCACTGCTTTTAAAATTTAATCCTTCTTGAAGCTGAATTGGTTTGACTATTAATTCATGAACAGTTTTTTTTAGAGGACATAATATTACTTGCACATTGTGAGAATTAACTGCTTGACTTTTGTCAGGATTATGACAGTGATGAGGTATTCCCAATCCAAGATGATCGCATCAGCCACTTGCTGCCTGCATTTTACCAAGATATGATAGTGAGGGTGTACTCTAAGAAGCCTGAACTGGTTTGTGGAAAATAAAGACATTGATTTTGCTATGTCATTTATATGGTTAGGATATTTCTTTATGACCATGAATTATATGCAAATGTTACATACAGGTGGAAGCAGTGTCTGAGGCCTTTGAAAACTTTCAGCTGGAGACTTATGGAAAGAAAGCACAGGTTCATTCAACTCCTGACTCAAAGAAGCAGCGCCGGAGATAATTGCTTGCTAGAAGATGTGTATGacctttatatttttcttaattggaACAGGTACATAGTCATTGATAAAGAAACATAGTAATGCCATGAGCAAATGTGCAATGTCCATATATAATGAATAATATGAGCAAATGCGTTATCCAAATATCTCAATTCCAGGTATAAATGTAGAAAATGAATCTCACTCAATTTGCTTGGATACCCAAGCTTAAAATTTCCATATTGCTCTCATATATACCAGCTATTGGGGCTGTACTATAGTGTTTTGATTGCGATTCTAGTTTGTGTATTCAACAAATGGGATATGCAGAATGTAGGGTAAGAAAATAAGCAGGTGCTGTTTTAGTGGAATTACTTGAAAACTTGTCtctagaaaatattaaattaattggaATTGTAgacattaattatattcaaaattcataattcaCAATTTCCTAAGATTAGTTGTGGATACTTTTAATGTTTCTAAGTCAGATCCTTTTGATGGAAATAAGGGCTATTTCCTAAGATGCACACAGACATGACATGGAACACAGTGATACAACAATTCTTCTTGCTCCACTAATGGTAGTTGTTGCTCAAGCCCTTTGCATGACAAATTAACAATGCCTAGCTCAAGTATGAGCGAAGCTCAAAAACCTTCCACTAAGCACTTCTTATCAAGTTTGGGACCAATGAATCCTGTTACCTCATACCTAGACACATTTGAACttcatgaattattattattatttttttttattttttgatttagaAACTTTATCACCTTACATTGAACTTCAAAAGTCCCGTTTGGatgcattgaaaaaaaaaattaactagaaaattaattttgaaattagaaaaaaaaaattataagttttattgttaaaaaaaaatttggtgccTTAAATCAAACCAATGTAATATAGGATATAAGGGGTCATTGGTTTTGCTTAATTGGGCGtgtagaaatttattttattgatatttaGGTAAGGGAATACCTAGGAAGTACGGACATTTCATTTAGGGTGTCATACTCATATTGTACTCATGTCATATCGATGTCGTATTGGTCGTATAATGTtataacttttcaaaaatatctCGTATTACCATGTTGTACTTGTGTCCGTGCTTCCTGGGGGAATACTCAATTTTTGTTGAATGGGagattgtttttggaaaaagaatACCAAACATGCTCTTAGgctttttaaggtttttttttttttttttttttaaaaaaatttttatttatttatatataaactaatgGCTTATTGCCTTATTGGTGACTattatagcatttttttttgaaatgctCCAGAGAATAACGAACAAATTCGATTATTATGTTATTTCATTTTAGGGAAatctttttagtaattttgacGGTCCCAAAATTAATCTTTACTATAACTAAATTGCTGAAGAGAACAAGGAACAAAATCTCACCaaacttgatttctaaaatatagaACTCATTAAGTTAGaaagataaaaaagtaattagtAGATATTCTTAGAATACGGTAACATGGTGTTTCTTCTTCTCACATTCATAGTGGGTCTcaccataaatgtgagaggGACACCACCGTAggagtatttaataattttctttaggTTTGTAAGttaatttaacaaaacatgatatttttttccctcatatatatatatatatatacacacacacacactccaaGAGAAATATGTATCAAAGGAAATTAAGCCATCTAGGCAGGGTGAAGTCTCCTCCAATAACAGAGACTCTGCCATCATTTTACAGCAAATGCTACCAAACATTTTGCGACACTATTACACAACTATAATTGTTTGAGCCAAGCATTACATTCCAATTTCCAATCAGAAAAAGAGTGCAGTAAAATCAAAACATCCCTTCCAAATATGACACCTGAGTGAAATAGAATCAAATATTTGATATatacatcaattttttcttaataatttgatagttgtaACAGAGATGAAATTTAAATCTTGAATGataggaggatggaaaagtgggatgatagaaaaaattttaattttcctcatttttgtttggttgagagtgaaaaagtggaggaatgaaaaaatgagtttgtataaatttactcatataccctatgcccaattaaaacaaaaagtgacaaacaaccaaaaaaaatacaatcacccaaatttattaaaaaaaaaaatcacgtctaaacaaaaaaaaaaaaaaaaaaaaaaagaaaagaaaagaaaagaaaaagaagaaggaagaggcaACATCCAGTggaaagcaaaaggaaaaaagaagaaaaaaaaaaaaaacaatgagaaCAAAAGGCAAACATttagaattgaaaaaaattaaaaaaaagagcaaataCAAGCCCATGTGCAACTTGCTCCTAGGCATTTTTGTCATTAGCCATCAGATTTTTCCCTTTTAAGTTTCTtcccattttggagagaaaattttttgatAGACCCAAGGAAAAAATATTCGAATCCCATCATTATTTTTCCctcctcattttctctctctctctttttttgttttgtttttttgttttttttttttttttcatatttcctAAAATCTACTCTGCCAAACACACCATAAATGACATGAAAATATTaatcaattgagttataaggctCATGGCATATTCATaatgtagtttttatttttgtttttattttttttatttttaatgttgaaATATTGTTAAATTGTATGTTTGTATAAATATTTTAGATAGTAAAATACAGTACATGACGTGGTAAATATGTtagtatatataaattgttGTTTTAAATATAACAGTACACGTCAAACGGCACTCTTCCTTCGTTAATCTCTCTGTAACCTGTAGACTCTGTAATTCTCAAGGAGAAGTTGAGTTCGAAGGCGCTTCTTTTCGAATCTTTTTGTGTCTCTCAGGtttgttatttatttgatattaGATTTTTGATTTCTTTAGCTGCCCTAATTAGAAATCAATCCTTATCTCTCTCATCCACAACAATCTgtgatctaaattttttttttttgtataaaaaaggGAATTGAATATGAAATTGATGAGTCCAAAcaagaattaaaattaatagaatagtttgaaattttgatttttcactcTATTTGGTTAAATgaattggattggattggattggattttaATTGGTGGGTAGTGTTCAAAATACCAAGTTTCGGCTTAGATTGCTTAGTGTTGAGAAAACTAGACAGGGAAGTGTGAAACTAGAGCTTTGTTTTGGGGGGACAAGTTCTTGACTTATATTGCTGTAATGTCTTTGAAAATTTATGGTTTTTTAAGCCTTCCATGAGCTTGTTGAAGCCAAAGTCCATAGTTTGACATACATTTTAGCTGTAGCTCTTGGTTGAGATATGAATAACAATGTTGGGAGGCCTAAGGATCCCTTTGATAGTGTTTACTGGTGTCATTATAATCCTTTTAAAGGTGGCCAACAGTGCTCAAAATGGGTTTCTAAGATATCGAAAAATTGGCGGGCCATGATGAAAGCTTGGGAATTTAAAAGAAACTATCTAGTGACTGATTTGTGGAGTATAAAAATGATGTTTAGCGAAAGTCTGGTAATTTTAAGATTATATTTATTGGAGTTCCTAAAAATTGGGCTTTAGGCTTAAAAAGGTCTTGTGTTAAGGGTGATATTGGTAAAACAATTCTGTAAATCAAAAGAAGCCATAGAAACTGTATTTGAACTCCTGAAACACACTCTAAGACTTTATTTTGGTGGTCTTTAGGACTGGGGTTAGTGGGGTATGATGGGAGTTTATTTTGGAGACTTAAGGATTGTTTAacttaatttgtaaaaatatggtTTTGGTGTCATTCAGGGCAACATGTGGTTAAGACATAGATGTTTTTGGTGGACCAAAACTGGAGTTTGTGTACTGCTTTAGATCTCTTTGGGGGTTGTCTTACATGGGTTTGAAGGGTTAAGCACATGTAAGTAAGCATTTATACCTTATACGTATTAGTAGATGCCTTTCTATTTCTAATTGATTTAATTTACTATCAGTAGAGTGAGTTCTAGTCTTGCATCTATTTGATAGGGTTGCACTATTCTTCATTAGATTCAAGTTGACATCACTtcgaaccttttttttttccccccgaATAGACATCGCTTCAAAGTTGGTTGGCCTTGCAAGGGTAAGTAGAATTTGCTAAATTGGGATTTCCTAAAGATgtattagtttctttttttcaaacttaTTGTTTTCTAAGGAAATAAGAGAGCTACttgtattataaaaatttgttaattatcTTGTTATGAGGTTgtagaatattttaatagacaTTTTACCAAGAATGCTTGTGGGACGAGCTAAATTTTAACATGTATGTGAATGTCTTCAATGAGGCATTTCAAGTGTGTAGTTGTTTCTAGAATCTAATTGTTCAAATTGCATTTGATTTTCTATGAGGAATTCATTGCTCATTTTAGTCATGATGTTTTGAGAAATTATCAAAGTTAGTGATTATGAATACTTTGCTCATGATGTTTTGtttttgcagtttttttttggttctaactaattgagaaaataaatatagatagtcaatgagctctagctcaaatgataCATAAGAAAGGGTGGAGTATAACCCATTGGTGTATGTGTAAACttactgaaaaagaaaaaatgaggtgaaaaaaaaattattctgtTGGTGATAATGGAAAATTCCAGCTATGATGCAATAAGAGGCTGTCTGGAAGAGGACCTTAAACAATACAATGTCTTCAAGTAAGAGTGATTTGCATGGGCTTGATGATAATGGAGTTGGAAACTAAGCACTGATTTTGTAGACAGGTACTACTTTAATTTAGGTGTGTTCAAAAAGAAGTGTTTCATGCAAATATTCATACACTTGTTTCAGATGGAGACAACCTTACCTATCAATTGGGAAGAATCTAGATGACAATGGAGTGGGGTGAGGCTGGGTTAGGTCTAAGGTTTGGTTATCAATGATGCTGAATCCAGCCTTATTAATTTTGGTTGGGCTGGTTGGGGCTTAGTCCATGAATACTAGctacttttttttgggggggggagAGGGGAAGAGGAGGTTGGTTTGTGCCTCTTGCTCTCAACTGTGTGTGTGGCAAATATGCTTTGAGGCAAGATTAAAAGGTAATcgctcctttctttcttttttgatttggtGGAATTCTTAAATACTAGCCAAACTAGTTGATACCGTATTGTACCGGCCGGTACTTATCGTACTAGTCAATGAATAGGTATAGAAATACCATTTAAATGTAATGCTTTAACTACTGGCCAATAATGGGTTATACTGGACTTAGCGTAGAAAAACGAACATTTTGGCCAGTAATCAAAACTGGGCtggtacaaaaaataaaaaagcaatcaCGTAGCCCTGTCACTGCTACTCACCATCATGTCAGCAGTCATTGCCATGTTGTCAATCGCATAATCCTCAGCttctcacccccccccccccccccccccccgcccccctGTTTTGTCTGCCCTACATGAGAATATCTTATGCAAAAGTGAAATCTGATGGAAAGTGGAGGCTTTTTTCTTTATctccacccacccacccactgGCCCTTGTGGCCAAGTTTTAatgttttgctattttttttcttctttatctagGTACAatggtgtgtatatatatatagatcatTCTTGGTCAGGCTTTGATAGGTGAGACATacctttattatttttgtgacTCTTAGCTAATCATATAGGCTTtgactgatatatatatatatatatatatatcattcccCTAACCAAACCGGAACAACCTCTAGTATAGTATTGACAACTTGGATATCtcctttgaaaaataaaaaaggattgGAAGTTCCTTGAAAAAGTTCATACTTTGACAAATAAAAAACTTTgtgataattaaataaaactcaaactAAACTCAGCTGAAATGGGAGTTTACAGAAATCCATTTTCAGCTACCAACTATGAAACTAGAcaaccaaaaacatataaaattaccaaattactcTTGGCATTGATATTCAAATAAAGTCCAATGATTAAAAGCTAGTAGCATATTATTGCAAAGGGAATAAGAGTTGTAGACTcgataatataaataaatttgtgatgAACCCTAAGTGGGTGGTTGCATGGCAAATTTAGTTCATATTTCTAGATATCTTTTGTCTCTAAGGAACTTAGAaatgcatgtttttattttgggttattGTCTTGGGCAGAATTAGGAAAGTCTTGGCATATCTAGCTTAGAAGAGAAGAGAGCCAAAGGCAAACATGTTAAGTTGGTTggcataatataattaaaacatTGTGTTAGGCAAAGCTGATatattgaagagagagagagagagagagagagagtgatggaGATCAAGATCAATTGATTGAGAACTTGAACTAGAATTgcattaaaattaagaattaaagtTGGAATTACAGAGAAACTGGAGAAACAAGTTTCTGTCCAGGTctgaaattgaattttattcacatcaaaaactgattttaCTCTTACATAGCTAGcctatttataatctttaactATTAGGAAATAAAGTAGCTAATAGTTCATAAGTCAAAGCTGTAATTAATGAGCATATATAGCAGATATGAGAAGTCAAAATAAGGGGCTGCTG contains these protein-coding regions:
- the LOC126718519 gene encoding uncharacterized protein LOC126718519 isoform X4, which produces MGLSTNFEDSTDRRLLKQVHDNVHGNIYLEPVALKFIDTEEFQRLRELKQLGLSNMVYPGAVHSRFEHSLGVYWLAGKAVDTIKTCQGLELGIERSDIKLVKLAGLLHDVGHGPFSHMFEKEFLPRVFNGFPWSHEDMSVKMVDHIVDEHNIDIDSESLTKVKQMITASSEHDSTENMKEKKFLYDIVANGRNGIDVDKFDYIVRDSRACGLGCNFHFERLMESMRVMGDEICYRAKDYLTIHKLFATRADLHRTVYTHAKVKAIELMVVDALLKANDFLQIASSIRQPAEFWKLDDSILKIIEFSNAQELKEARDIIQRIRRRELYQFCNEFSVPKDKMEHFKKITPQDIICSQKTGGVTLEEEDIVVSNVKIDLTRGRNNPLQSIKFFKDYDRNEMFSIQVDRISHLPPAFYQDMIVRVYSKKPELVEAVSEAFENFQLKTYGMKAQVHSTPDSKKQCQR
- the LOC126718519 gene encoding uncharacterized protein LOC126718519 isoform X10 produces the protein MGLSTNFEDSTDRRLLKQVHDNVHGNIYLEPVALKFIDTEEFQRLRELKQLGLSNMVYPGAVHSRFEHSLGVYWLAGKAVDTIKTCQGLELGIERSDIKLVKLAGLLHDVGHGPFSHMFEKEFLPRVFNGFPWSHEDMSVKMVDHIVDEHNIDIDSESLTKVKQMITASSEHDSTENMKEKKFLYDIVANGRNGIDVDKFDYIVRDSRACGLGCNFHFERLMESMRVMGDEICYRAKDYLTIHKLFATRADLHRTVYTHAKVKAIELMVVDALLKANDFLQIASSIRQPAEFWKLDDSILKIIEFSNAQELKEARDIIQRIRRRELYQFCNEFSVPKDKMEHFKKITPQDIICSQKTGGVTLEEEDIVVSNVKIGLTQGRNNPLQSIKFFKVSIC